CTGCTACCACTCGGTGGCCTTATCACTGTTCCGCTACAATCTTCCCATTGAATCCCCAAAGGTAAACTATTTGGCCAATTCGCATGGTTAAGATTTGAAGAAACGCTCAATTTCCCGCTGTAAAACACTTGATTACATAAATCAATTATTTGATCTTCCGAACGATAATGTTTAGCAAGTAAAATAGGTGGCTTGCTTAAACAAGATTCAGCGCAACGATAAAGCGAAACATCATAATATCTTATTTTTGATGGATACAAGTTTTCTTGGTCTTGCAGGCTATATGCTTTTGCAATTTCTTTATCTAAATCTTTAGTGATTCCAGCAATATGGGAAAGTTGCATAGGATCTCCTACTACCACAACATTTTTAGCTCTATAAAGAGCCGGAGCGGCAGACGGTAAATCTATCTGTGAAGCTTCATCAAAAATTACATAATCAAAAATACCAGCAGTAAGAGGAAATGTTCTATTCAGAGATTTGAGTGTTGATGACCAGATTTTCAGTACATCAAGAGCTTTAACAAAGGAACTATCACTTATATCTTCGTGAAATCTTGTAGTTTCAACCTCATGTAAAAAGTCTTTTACCTTATTAGATGCTCCCCACTTCTTAAATATTTTTCTTGTATAAATGGACTTTACATATTCTCTTGATGATCTGAAAAAATCTTTTTCTATTCTTTTTATCTCCTTTTCTACATTTATTTTTCGAGGTATTCTTTGAAGCTTCCACAAATAATATTTTATTTTAAAGAATAAAATTATACTTTTTTTAATTTTTTGTAATTCATATAATTCATTTACCTTTTCTTCAAGTTCATCAATCTTCAAGAGCAGTTTTTTATTACTTACGATATTATCCCAAAGAAGATTTATTCTCTTGAGTGATATTGCGGCGCTATTTGTCTTTTTCTGAGAATCCAAAGAAAGCTCATTAAATTTTCTCGTTAAGTCTTGCCTGAACTCTTTTTTACCAGTACGAAAAAGTAGATTTTGAAAATCGCTATTTATCTTTTCATTAACTACATCGACGGCTTCATTTGTATGACATACAAATAAAACTTTTTTATCGTTTAGAAATAAATTTATAAGCAAGTTCATTATAAATTGACTTTTCCCTGTGCCGGGTGGTCCGGTAATGACAGATACTTTATTTTCAAATACACCTTTAAGTACACTTATTTGATAGTCATTTAATGAAAATGGCAACACCAATGATTTATTAAAGTTGATAGCATTATCAATGTGTTTGATTTCGTTCGTTATAAAAGAAAGTGCTGTTCCTTCTATGTCCATTTTTGTTTTTAAATTCATTAAGTCTTCAATGAGACTCATATTATAACCCGTGTCCTGGCCAACAAAAATGAGACTTTTATTGTATAACCCAATGCTCATTGTTTTAGAAAGCTTATGGGTGTTTGTCAATTCTTGAGGATTTATTTCTTCATTGATCGAAAAATTAGTTTCTTCAAGGAGAATATCTATACATTTTTGAACAAGTATTTTGGGGTTGGAAATATCTCCTTTAAATATTTTTTCAAATTCTTGATTTACTTCTGCAATTTCTTCCGTTCGCAATCCTATTTTACTTAATGCCTGTATTCCACAATTTGGAACTGGATCATCTTTAGATAAAAAAATGCTTTGTCCATCCTTGCTAAAGTTTATTTTCGTGACAAAAAGCGGAGCTACATAATTTTTTTTTGTCGGTTCATCAAA
Above is a window of Candidatus Zixiibacteriota bacterium DNA encoding:
- a CDS encoding AAA family ATPase, whose protein sequence is MFYFDEPTKKNYVAPLFVTKINFSKDGQSIFLSKDDPVPNCGIQALSKIGLRTEEIAEVNQEFEKIFKGDISNPKILVQKCIDILLEETNFSINEEINPQELTNTHKLSKTMSIGLYNKSLIFVGQDTGYNMSLIEDLMNLKTKMDIEGTALSFITNEIKHIDNAINFNKSLVLPFSLNDYQISVLKGVFENKVSVITGPPGTGKSQFIMNLLINLFLNDKKVLFVCHTNEAVDVVNEKINSDFQNLLFRTGKKEFRQDLTRKFNELSLDSQKKTNSAAISLKRINLLWDNIVSNKKLLLKIDELEEKVNELYELQKIKKSIILFFKIKYYLWKLQRIPRKINVEKEIKRIEKDFFRSSREYVKSIYTRKIFKKWGASNKVKDFLHEVETTRFHEDISDSSFVKALDVLKIWSSTLKSLNRTFPLTAGIFDYVIFDEASQIDLPSAAPALYRAKNVVVVGDPMQLSHIAGITKDLDKEIAKAYSLQDQENLYPSKIRYYDVSLYRCAESCLSKPPILLAKHYRSEDQIIDLCNQVFYSGKLSVSSNLNHANWPNSLPLGIQWEDCSGTVIRPPSGSRINKDEALKVNDVFQKIIKEIKNSNLSIGIVTPYSQQQNEIYRIITKTTPQDIMEKHNVKVLTAHKFQGSEKDIMIFSMVLSSKGNGNNDRWSNAHPQILNVALSRAKYLLYIVGDKQFCFTRNGILKKIAKTYEQIKKQEKLEEQYFSVKFDSPTELLLYQKLQGVDFDSFGYKLIPKFITKRYTLDFALVGKKKLDVECDGFRNHNIVDGLPVIEDIERDEYLKDKEGWEVIRFPNHQIITKSNFVIEKILDKIKKDLPSKSVEPNK